A genomic region of Rhodospirillales bacterium contains the following coding sequences:
- a CDS encoding heme biosynthesis protein HemY — protein MLRALWFAIKVGFIMGAAVWVANRPGTVALSWLGYDVRIHVGLALIALLLMGLLSSFIFRLLMIPRWWRQRRQRRQSEKGYRALTIGMSAVAAGDARMAARQLQKVQAYLPRNTGLALLLEAQTARLQGHNVQAQQVFEELLGNKDTAFLGLRGLMIDAFEKGDGQRSLVLARQALQKHPKQPWLLRMVYDLETGAGYWDEAEKTLKKALRYKALSPEDARRDGVVLALCQAEELLAQDKKRPAVALMKKAHKTDPAFVPAALRLAGYYRDQKKRKLAAGVVERTWKESPHPELALLWGELAPKNKPHDSGVRLRWFEKLVAAHPKSVESQMAAAQAALEDQLWGEAEQYLKAAERLQPSARLYRLWSRLALAEGQGDESREWLERAADAPAGKVWSCRETGQIFERWRPLSGPNGPFNTIEWGYPSRAAGASEAVGVAAGLHPPRALLFNV, from the coding sequence GTGCTTCGGGCCCTGTGGTTTGCAATCAAAGTCGGTTTTATAATGGGCGCTGCCGTGTGGGTGGCGAACCGTCCCGGAACGGTGGCTCTTAGCTGGCTGGGTTATGATGTGCGCATTCATGTCGGGTTGGCGCTGATTGCGCTGCTTTTGATGGGGCTGTTGTCCTCTTTTATTTTCCGTTTATTGATGATTCCCCGTTGGTGGCGGCAACGGCGGCAAAGAAGGCAGTCCGAAAAGGGCTACCGGGCGCTTACCATCGGGATGAGTGCTGTGGCGGCCGGGGATGCCCGGATGGCGGCGCGACAGTTGCAAAAAGTTCAGGCTTATTTGCCCCGGAATACGGGGCTGGCTTTGTTGCTGGAGGCCCAGACCGCCCGGTTGCAGGGGCACAATGTACAGGCGCAGCAGGTGTTTGAAGAATTGCTGGGCAACAAGGATACAGCCTTTTTGGGGCTGCGGGGCTTGATGATTGATGCTTTTGAAAAGGGTGATGGCCAGAGATCGTTGGTACTGGCTCGGCAAGCCTTGCAGAAACACCCCAAACAGCCTTGGCTTTTGCGGATGGTTTATGATCTGGAAACAGGGGCCGGTTATTGGGATGAAGCGGAAAAAACTTTGAAAAAAGCTCTGCGTTACAAGGCGCTGTCGCCGGAAGATGCTCGCCGCGACGGTGTTGTACTGGCGTTGTGTCAGGCGGAAGAATTACTGGCGCAGGATAAAAAACGTCCGGCTGTGGCTTTGATGAAAAAAGCCCATAAAACCGATCCGGCTTTTGTTCCGGCGGCCTTGCGGCTGGCGGGGTACTACAGGGACCAGAAAAAACGGAAGCTGGCTGCCGGTGTCGTGGAACGCACATGGAAGGAAAGTCCCCATCCAGAGCTGGCGTTGTTGTGGGGAGAACTGGCCCCGAAAAACAAGCCGCATGACAGCGGCGTTCGTTTGCGCTGGTTTGAAAAACTGGTGGCGGCTCATCCGAAAAGTGTCGAAAGCCAGATGGCGGCAGCCCAGGCGGCACTGGAAGATCAGCTTTGGGGGGAAGCCGAGCAGTACCTTAAGGCGGCGGAACGCCTTCAACCCTCGGCGCGACTGTACCGTTTGTGGTCACGGCTGGCTTTGGCGGAGGGGCAGGGCGATGAATCTCGTGAATGGCTGGAGCGGGCAGCTGATGCGCCGGCCGGGAAAGTCTGGTCTTGCCGGGAAACCGGGCAGATATTTGAGCGCTGGCGCCCGC
- a CDS encoding uroporphyrinogen III synthase HEM4, which yields MAATNGKDDFEALENAEDIIERFGGIRPMAKKMDVAVTTVQGWKKRGVIPGNRRADVLSAAQVHKVDLGDLTDGKGIANQNDFSQSLEAAEKELPSNQARHDAAIAAASETAKQDEARACGLSGTLTGEELMNEIRKAESKAVGKSIWLTVFLIFVACGTITVLLWPGKQQIEQQGQEIAVIRGDVADVKKEQSFLKKLVPADMQDRISALRDQAESLQATVTTLSQTAQGLAQDMTDPNAGPISARIGRLEQQMTALGAPADLTAVLAKLQALQQTVEGQTQLSTSVTDLQNLVSGLQGRMDHLDGALMEAQQEDDALGQTLEGVSANDLKAAAMLLGLSQFRSSLNRNAPFEDDLVLLQNLLGDDDPELNLAIERLALQASRGVLTPDGLSSEFRGLAGDIVVSSLKGEDVSIQEKAKARLNDVLQVEKDGELITGTDTQASVARAQKMLDEGDVPGALAELKALEGEASVTAQPFINEAEMTLMAQELQSMLTEKVASRVDAGGQGLNAADLKRMLRDIQGMAPARKVVGDEESGIYILPPQPKMPSLPDISLDR from the coding sequence ATGGCTGCAACAAACGGAAAAGACGATTTTGAGGCTCTGGAAAACGCCGAGGATATTATCGAGCGTTTTGGCGGTATTCGTCCGATGGCGAAAAAAATGGATGTCGCCGTGACAACGGTGCAGGGCTGGAAAAAGCGCGGTGTGATCCCCGGTAACCGCCGGGCCGATGTTTTGAGCGCGGCACAGGTGCATAAGGTTGATCTGGGCGATTTGACGGATGGCAAGGGCATCGCTAACCAAAACGATTTTAGTCAATCTCTGGAAGCCGCTGAAAAAGAATTACCATCGAATCAGGCGCGTCATGATGCTGCGATTGCGGCGGCCAGTGAAACGGCCAAACAAGACGAAGCGCGCGCGTGCGGCTTGTCGGGGACACTGACAGGAGAAGAGTTGATGAACGAGATCAGAAAGGCTGAGAGCAAGGCCGTTGGAAAAAGCATCTGGTTGACGGTGTTTTTGATTTTCGTGGCGTGCGGAACGATTACAGTTTTGCTGTGGCCCGGTAAACAACAAATCGAACAGCAAGGACAAGAGATTGCCGTGATCCGCGGTGATGTTGCCGATGTGAAAAAAGAGCAATCGTTCCTGAAAAAACTGGTGCCTGCCGATATGCAGGACCGTATTTCGGCCTTGAGAGATCAGGCTGAATCACTTCAGGCGACGGTAACGACTTTGAGCCAGACCGCCCAGGGATTGGCGCAGGATATGACGGATCCGAATGCCGGTCCGATTTCCGCTCGGATCGGGCGGCTGGAACAACAAATGACGGCGCTGGGTGCGCCGGCCGACCTGACGGCTGTGCTGGCGAAATTGCAGGCCCTTCAGCAAACGGTCGAAGGACAGACACAGCTTTCGACGTCTGTTACCGATTTGCAAAATCTGGTGTCGGGTTTGCAAGGACGGATGGATCATCTGGACGGCGCTTTGATGGAGGCGCAGCAAGAAGATGATGCGCTGGGCCAGACGCTGGAAGGCGTGTCGGCTAACGATTTGAAGGCGGCGGCGATGCTGCTGGGCCTGTCGCAGTTCCGTTCGTCCCTGAACCGTAATGCGCCTTTTGAGGATGATCTGGTGTTGTTGCAAAATCTGCTGGGGGATGACGATCCGGAATTGAATCTGGCGATTGAACGTCTGGCGCTGCAAGCCAGCCGCGGTGTGTTGACGCCCGATGGTTTGTCGAGTGAGTTCCGGGGGCTGGCCGGGGATATCGTTGTGTCGTCCCTGAAAGGTGAGGATGTATCCATTCAGGAAAAAGCCAAGGCGCGGCTGAACGATGTTCTGCAGGTCGAAAAAGACGGTGAGCTGATTACCGGCACTGATACGCAGGCCTCTGTTGCCCGTGCTCAGAAAATGCTCGACGAGGGCGATGTGCCGGGGGCGTTGGCTGAATTGAAAGCGCTGGAAGGCGAAGCGTCTGTAACGGCCCAACCCTTTATCAACGAAGCGGAGATGACTTTGATGGCACAGGAGCTTCAAAGCATGCTGACGGAAAAAGTTGCCAGCCGGGTCGATGCGGGCGGGCAGGGGCTGAATGCCGCTGACCTGAAACGCATGCTCCGGGATATTCAGGGAATGGCTCCGGCGCGCAAGGTCGTCGGTGACGAGGAGAGCGGGATTTACATTTTGCCGCCGCAACCTAAAATGCCGTCTTTGCCGGATATCTCTCTGGATCGTTAG
- a CDS encoding uroporphyrinogen-III synthase, producing MKHILITRPKDQADEIARVAESLGFSPLMAPMLEIAALAPLLPDLSLYQALVFTSVNGVRMFAGMTGDRSHPVYTVGGQTKKAALEAGWENVFSADGTAADMISYLGRRVEDHGTPLLHVCGADVAVPIDAPGLSIDPLPVYKAVPVQNFTDELLLALDENTIVAALFYSARTAQAFVHLLEKYERTEAISSIKALCLSDSVVKSVEGLPWEGVRVAGRPDGEAMRALLGEV from the coding sequence ATGAAACATATCCTGATTACCCGGCCGAAGGATCAAGCCGATGAAATCGCGCGGGTTGCTGAGAGCCTTGGTTTTTCACCGTTGATGGCACCGATGCTCGAGATTGCTGCGCTTGCGCCGTTGCTGCCGGATTTATCGCTCTATCAGGCGCTGGTTTTTACCAGTGTTAATGGCGTTCGCATGTTTGCCGGGATGACGGGCGATCGTTCGCATCCGGTTTATACGGTGGGCGGCCAGACGAAAAAAGCCGCCTTGGAGGCCGGGTGGGAAAACGTTTTTTCTGCCGATGGCACGGCGGCGGATATGATTTCTTATCTGGGGCGCCGGGTGGAAGATCACGGTACCCCGCTTTTACATGTTTGCGGGGCGGATGTGGCGGTGCCTATCGACGCTCCCGGTTTGTCGATCGATCCCTTGCCGGTTTATAAGGCTGTGCCGGTTCAAAATTTTACAGACGAACTTCTTTTGGCGCTTGATGAAAACACGATTGTAGCGGCCCTGTTTTATTCCGCACGTACGGCGCAGGCATTCGTTCACCTTCTGGAAAAGTACGAACGTACGGAAGCTATTTCTTCAATTAAAGCCTTGTGTCTCAGCGATTCGGTGGTAAAGTCTGTCGAAGGGCTGCCGTGGGAAGGTGTACGTGTGGCCGGGCGTCCGGACGGTGAAGCGATGCGGGCGCTTTTGGGTGAAGTTTAG
- the hemC gene encoding hydroxymethylbilane synthase, translating to MNGTSAQTIRIGTRASRLAMVQTNMVADMLRKAHPELSVEIVKIETSGEWKPAEGENRLSEAQGGKGLFAKEIEQAILDGRVDCGVHSLKDMPSFLPDGLALDHVLPREDARDAFLSNDYKTLSELPPGAVVGTASLRRQAMILALRSDVKVVPYRGNVPTRIEKLRAGQVDATLLAMAGLNRLGLNEEIASVIEPEEMLPAAGQGIVGIETRADDGLTRALFDVLHCRETGLRAAAERAALQILDGSCHTPIGAYAVMDGDVMHLRVMVAAPDGTQTWFEDARESVTDTAAAIVLGEKIGGILKSQVPASILSS from the coding sequence ATGAATGGGACAAGCGCACAGACGATTCGTATCGGGACGCGGGCTTCAAGGCTGGCGATGGTACAGACCAATATGGTTGCCGATATGTTGCGAAAGGCTCATCCTGAACTTTCTGTTGAAATTGTAAAAATTGAAACATCCGGGGAATGGAAGCCTGCGGAGGGTGAGAATCGTTTGTCCGAGGCACAAGGTGGCAAGGGTCTGTTTGCTAAAGAAATCGAGCAGGCTATTCTGGATGGCCGCGTAGATTGCGGGGTGCATTCGCTGAAAGATATGCCTTCGTTCCTGCCCGACGGGTTGGCGCTGGACCATGTGTTGCCGCGCGAAGATGCGCGGGATGCCTTTTTGTCCAATGATTATAAGACACTTTCCGAATTGCCGCCGGGGGCGGTTGTCGGGACGGCTTCGCTGCGGCGGCAGGCCATGATTTTAGCGCTCAGATCCGATGTGAAAGTCGTGCCATATCGCGGGAATGTTCCCACCCGTATTGAAAAACTGCGGGCCGGTCAGGTCGATGCGACCTTGTTGGCAATGGCGGGGCTTAACCGTCTGGGATTGAACGAGGAAATTGCCAGTGTGATTGAGCCTGAAGAGATGCTGCCGGCTGCCGGGCAAGGGATTGTCGGGATTGAAACGCGGGCCGATGATGGGCTGACGCGGGCTTTGTTTGATGTTTTGCATTGCCGGGAAACCGGTTTGCGGGCAGCGGCAGAACGGGCGGCCCTGCAAATTCTGGACGGATCGTGCCATACGCCGATCGGGGCTTATGCCGTGATGGACGGCGATGTCATGCATTTGCGTGTGATGGTGGCGGCGCCCGACGGGACGCAGACATGGTTTGAAGACGCGCGGGAGAGCGTCACCGATACGGCTGCGGCTATTGTTCTCGGTGAAAAAATTGGCGGGATTTTGAAATCACAGGTGCCCGCGTCTATATTATCCTCATGA
- the tsaD gene encoding tRNA (adenosine(37)-N6)-threonylcarbamoyltransferase complex transferase subunit TsaD, translating to MYILGIETSCDETAAAIVCDDHTIRSNVVLSQIKEHRIFGGVVPEIAARAHLDHLDKIIAAAMDEANITFADLDGVAATCGPGLIGGVMVGMMAGKAIAAAHNLPFIAVNHLEAHALTPRLSDNVAFPYLLLLVSGGHTQLLIAEDVGRYRQLGTTLDDALGECFDKSAKLMGLPYPGGPNLEKIAAECPDPAGARERFPLPRPLKGRKNCDFSFSGLKTAIRTHVDNLPEGDLNRADIAALASAFQQTAAEIICDRVGHALDDYLALCKNQKALPSLVIAGGVAANKAIRSALEDLTNARETAFIAPPIPLCSDNGAMIAWAGIERLKRDMIDTLDVPARPRWPLDPQAARKKGAAR from the coding sequence ATGTATATACTAGGCATTGAAACATCCTGTGACGAAACGGCGGCGGCAATCGTATGTGACGATCACACCATCCGCTCAAACGTCGTTTTGAGCCAGATCAAAGAACACAGGATCTTTGGCGGCGTCGTACCGGAAATCGCCGCCCGCGCCCATCTCGACCATCTCGATAAAATTATTGCCGCCGCGATGGACGAAGCGAACATCACCTTTGCCGACCTTGATGGCGTGGCCGCCACCTGCGGCCCCGGCCTGATTGGCGGCGTTATGGTCGGCATGATGGCGGGCAAAGCCATAGCCGCCGCCCATAACTTACCATTTATCGCCGTCAACCATCTGGAGGCCCATGCCCTGACCCCGCGCCTCAGCGATAACGTGGCCTTTCCCTATTTGCTGTTGCTGGTATCCGGCGGCCATACCCAGCTTTTGATTGCCGAAGACGTCGGCCGGTACCGCCAGCTTGGCACAACGCTCGACGACGCGCTGGGCGAATGTTTTGATAAATCGGCCAAGCTGATGGGCCTGCCCTATCCCGGCGGCCCGAATCTGGAGAAAATCGCCGCTGAATGCCCTGACCCGGCGGGAGCACGGGAACGTTTTCCCCTGCCACGCCCTCTGAAAGGCCGTAAGAACTGCGATTTTTCTTTCTCCGGCCTGAAAACCGCCATACGCACCCATGTCGACAACCTGCCGGAAGGTGACCTGAATCGCGCGGATATCGCGGCGCTGGCCAGCGCTTTCCAGCAAACCGCCGCAGAAATCATCTGTGACCGGGTCGGCCACGCTCTCGACGATTATCTGGCCCTGTGCAAAAACCAAAAAGCCTTGCCATCTCTTGTCATTGCGGGGGGAGTCGCCGCCAATAAAGCCATCCGGTCCGCATTGGAGGACTTGACGAATGCCCGTGAAACCGCTTTTATTGCTCCGCCCATTCCATTATGCTCGGACAACGGAGCCATGATTGCATGGGCCGGTATAGAACGGTTAAAAAGAGACATGATCGACACACTGGATGTTCCCGCGCGGCCACGATGGCCGCTAGACCCGCAAGCCGCCCGTAAAAAAGGCGCGGCGCGATAG
- a CDS encoding NAD(P)-dependent glycerol-3-phosphate dehydrogenase, translating into MQKIGVIGAGAWGTALAEVLANAGKDIILWAREPEVVAAINERHENEIFLPGVKLNSNIQATTSLSHTAECDFLLLVTPAQHIRATLQSLKGEIAAGKPVVICAKGIELGTGLLMSQVAEDEAPGATYAILSGPTFAADIARGLPSAVTVSATDKDVLQEIRDGLACRTLRPYITEDMIGAQIGGAVKNVIAIACGIVIGHGLGESARAALMTRGLAEMSRLATAMGAKKETLMGMCGIGDLVLTCSSTQSRNYSLGVEIGKGGSAKEILSGRKSVTEGFYTAEALVKMARTHAVDMPICEAVYKCACEDMPVAEAVNLLLDRPLKALG; encoded by the coding sequence ATGCAAAAAATAGGTGTAATCGGCGCAGGCGCATGGGGCACAGCATTGGCGGAAGTTCTGGCCAATGCAGGCAAAGACATTATTTTATGGGCGCGCGAACCCGAAGTTGTCGCCGCCATTAACGAACGCCACGAAAACGAAATTTTTCTGCCCGGCGTAAAGCTAAATAGCAACATTCAAGCCACAACCAGCCTGTCACACACAGCCGAATGCGATTTTCTGTTGCTGGTCACCCCGGCCCAGCATATCCGCGCCACCCTGCAAAGCCTGAAAGGTGAAATCGCGGCCGGAAAGCCCGTTGTGATTTGCGCCAAAGGCATTGAACTGGGGACAGGGCTGTTGATGTCTCAGGTTGCCGAGGACGAAGCCCCCGGCGCCACATACGCCATCCTCAGCGGCCCGACCTTTGCAGCCGACATTGCGCGCGGCCTGCCCAGCGCGGTAACGGTTTCCGCCACCGACAAAGACGTCCTGCAGGAAATCCGCGATGGCCTGGCCTGCCGGACCTTGCGTCCTTATATCACCGAGGACATGATCGGCGCCCAGATTGGCGGCGCGGTTAAAAACGTTATTGCTATTGCCTGCGGCATTGTCATCGGTCACGGTCTGGGCGAAAGTGCCCGTGCCGCCCTGATGACCCGTGGTCTGGCCGAAATGAGCCGTCTGGCCACCGCCATGGGCGCCAAAAAAGAAACCCTGATGGGCATGTGCGGGATTGGTGATTTGGTCCTGACCTGTTCTTCAACGCAGTCCCGAAATTATTCTCTGGGCGTTGAAATCGGCAAGGGCGGATCGGCCAAAGAAATCCTGAGCGGCCGCAAAAGCGTTACCGAAGGATTCTATACCGCCGAAGCCCTCGTCAAGATGGCCCGCACCCACGCCGTCGACATGCCGATTTGCGAAGCGGTCTATAAATGCGCCTGCGAAGACATGCCGGTCGCCGAAGCTGTAAACCTGCTGCTCGACCGGCCCTTAAAAGCGCTGGGATAA
- a CDS encoding EVE domain-containing protein: MNYWLIKSEPSTWSWADHVKKGIEHWDGVRNYQASNNMKAMKIGDKAFFYHSVKEKQIVGIVEVVKEYYPDHTDPKGRFGMVDFKAIEPLKNPVNLEQIKADPRLQDLALIKQSRLSVMPIGKKEWDIILGMSR, encoded by the coding sequence ATGAATTACTGGTTGATTAAATCAGAGCCATCAACATGGTCATGGGCCGACCACGTCAAAAAAGGTATCGAGCACTGGGACGGCGTCCGCAACTATCAAGCCTCCAACAACATGAAGGCCATGAAAATTGGCGATAAAGCCTTTTTCTATCACTCGGTGAAAGAAAAACAGATCGTCGGCATCGTCGAAGTTGTCAAAGAATACTATCCCGACCACACCGATCCGAAAGGCCGCTTCGGCATGGTCGATTTTAAGGCCATTGAGCCGCTAAAAAATCCTGTGAACCTCGAACAAATCAAGGCCGACCCGCGCTTGCAGGATCTGGCCCTGATTAAACAATCCCGTCTGTCCGTCATGCCGATCGGCAAAAAGGAATGGGATATTATTCTGGGAATGAGCCGCTAA
- the acs gene encoding acetate--CoA ligase — protein sequence MATSDKKTDELYIPSPTLSNNTHIPSLEKYEELYRYSIENTEKFWEEMADRIDWFKKPTIIKDTSFKGNVDIRWYTDGILNACYNCIDRHLEARGDQVALLWEGDEPGVDKKVTFTELHGEVCRLANALKSRGVKKGDRVVIYMPMVLEAAYAMLACARIGAVHSVVFGGFSPDSLRDRIHDCDAHIVITADEGRRGGKRIPLKANTDEALQGSNGVHTVLVLEHTSGNINWNDSRDIWWHELVDDQPSDCPCEEMNAEDPLFILYTSGSTGKPKGVLHTTGGYMVYTSLTHEWVFDVHEGDIYWCTADVGWITGHSYMVYGPLANGTTTLLFEGVPSHPDYSRFWQVVDKHQVTIFYTAPTAIRSLLREGNGPVEKTSRDSLRILGTVGEPINHEAWHWYYEVIGKGRCPVIDTWWQTETGGHLITPLPCMNLKPGSATKPFFGVQPAIVDKNGKILDGACEGALVMLDSWPGQMRSVYGDHDRFITAYFHDFPGMYFTGDGARRDEDGYYWITGRMDDVINVSGHRIGTAEVESAINEEPHVAESAVVGYPHDIKGQGIYAYVTLMDGIDPTDEIKTNIIKTVRKIIGPIATPDVIQWAPALPKTRSGKIMRRILRKIAAGEANQIGDTSTLADPDVVKDLIENKP from the coding sequence ATGGCCACGTCCGATAAAAAAACTGATGAATTGTATATCCCCTCACCGACGCTAAGCAATAACACGCACATTCCATCTCTGGAAAAGTATGAGGAACTCTATCGGTACTCCATTGAAAACACTGAGAAATTCTGGGAAGAAATGGCAGATCGGATCGACTGGTTTAAAAAACCGACCATCATCAAGGACACTTCTTTCAAGGGCAATGTTGATATTCGCTGGTACACAGACGGCATCCTGAACGCTTGCTATAACTGCATCGACCGCCATCTGGAAGCCCGCGGCGATCAGGTTGCCTTGCTCTGGGAAGGCGACGAACCGGGCGTTGACAAGAAAGTAACCTTCACCGAATTGCACGGTGAAGTTTGCCGGCTTGCCAACGCGCTCAAAAGCCGCGGCGTTAAAAAAGGCGACCGCGTGGTTATTTACATGCCGATGGTACTGGAAGCCGCCTACGCCATGCTGGCCTGCGCCCGGATCGGCGCCGTACATTCGGTTGTTTTTGGTGGATTTTCTCCCGACTCGCTGCGCGACCGCATCCACGATTGCGATGCGCACATTGTCATTACCGCTGACGAAGGCCGCCGCGGCGGCAAACGGATTCCGCTAAAAGCCAACACCGACGAAGCCCTGCAGGGTTCCAACGGCGTCCATACCGTTCTGGTTCTGGAACACACCTCCGGCAACATCAACTGGAACGACTCCCGCGATATCTGGTGGCACGAACTGGTCGACGACCAGCCCTCCGACTGCCCCTGCGAAGAAATGAACGCCGAAGACCCGCTCTTTATCCTCTACACCTCCGGCTCAACCGGCAAGCCCAAGGGCGTATTGCACACCACGGGCGGGTATATGGTCTATACGTCCCTGACCCATGAATGGGTGTTCGATGTCCATGAAGGTGATATCTACTGGTGCACCGCCGATGTTGGCTGGATCACCGGTCATTCCTACATGGTCTATGGCCCGCTGGCCAACGGCACGACAACGCTGCTGTTCGAAGGCGTGCCGAGCCACCCCGATTATTCGCGCTTCTGGCAGGTCGTCGACAAGCACCAGGTTACGATTTTCTATACCGCGCCGACCGCCATTCGTTCCCTGCTGCGCGAAGGCAACGGCCCGGTTGAGAAAACATCGCGCGACAGCCTGCGCATTCTCGGCACTGTCGGCGAACCGATCAATCATGAGGCATGGCACTGGTACTATGAGGTCATCGGCAAAGGCCGCTGCCCGGTCATCGACACATGGTGGCAAACCGAAACCGGCGGCCACTTAATCACGCCATTGCCTTGCATGAACCTGAAACCGGGATCGGCCACAAAACCCTTTTTCGGCGTCCAGCCCGCCATTGTCGACAAAAACGGTAAAATCCTCGACGGCGCATGCGAAGGAGCACTGGTCATGCTGGACAGCTGGCCGGGACAAATGCGCAGTGTCTACGGCGACCACGACCGTTTCATCACGGCCTATTTTCATGATTTTCCGGGAATGTATTTCACCGGGGACGGCGCCCGGCGCGACGAAGATGGCTATTACTGGATCACCGGCCGCATGGATGATGTCATCAATGTATCCGGCCACCGCATCGGCACGGCGGAAGTTGAAAGCGCCATCAATGAAGAACCGCACGTCGCAGAAAGCGCCGTTGTCGGATACCCGCACGACATCAAGGGACAAGGCATTTATGCTTATGTCACACTGATGGACGGAATTGATCCCACCGATGAAATCAAAACAAATATCATTAAAACCGTACGGAAAATCATCGGACCGATCGCCACACCGGACGTAATTCAGTGGGCGCCGGCATTGCCGAAAACAAGATCGGGAAAGATCATGCGCCGTATCCTGCGTAAAATCGCTGCCGGAGAGGCCAACCAGATTGGCGACACCTCAACGCTCGCCGATCCGGACGTTGTCAAAGATCTGATAGAAAACAAACCATGA